The Gallaecimonas pentaromativorans genome has a segment encoding these proteins:
- a CDS encoding helix-turn-helix domain-containing protein — protein MRPWFGSDDKQLPALQAKAIVTVAERRGVAPERLLRGTGIFEGDPLISPAQLVRLACQAQKLLPQGELGFLVGHHLLRQDHPLANLLRAAPDLRRALMGLARYRSQWQLLQYLRLEASHDRLYLYLQDAVGLGEARAFFCQVTLGLLSALLRLQLNGRQALEISLSQKTPKGLHHYQAHLGLALRFGAEQDCLSLPRSWWQAGFAEADATAFADAKAAMVAELAPLGLLEWLARLQHRHLTAQLGLEQVATRAGLSPASLKRQLKAQGTSFGQCGDQVKKLRALHWLCYGQLPNEVLAQRLGYSDVHNFRRSFKRWTGAVPSVFR, from the coding sequence ATGCGCCCCTGGTTTGGCAGTGACGACAAACAGCTGCCGGCCTTGCAGGCCAAGGCCATTGTTACCGTGGCCGAGCGCCGGGGCGTGGCCCCCGAACGGTTATTGAGGGGCACCGGTATTTTTGAGGGCGACCCGCTGATAAGCCCGGCGCAACTGGTGCGCCTGGCTTGCCAGGCACAAAAGCTGCTGCCCCAGGGCGAACTGGGTTTTCTGGTGGGCCACCACCTGCTACGCCAAGACCACCCCTTGGCAAACCTGCTGCGCGCCGCGCCGGATCTTCGCCGGGCCCTGATGGGGCTGGCCCGCTACCGAAGCCAATGGCAGTTGCTGCAATACCTGCGCCTGGAGGCCAGCCATGACCGGCTTTATCTCTATCTGCAAGACGCGGTGGGGCTGGGGGAGGCGAGGGCGTTTTTCTGCCAGGTGACCTTGGGGCTGCTGAGCGCCTTGCTGCGTTTGCAGCTTAACGGGCGCCAGGCCCTTGAGATCAGCCTTAGCCAAAAGACTCCCAAAGGGCTGCACCATTACCAGGCCCACCTTGGCTTGGCGCTGAGATTCGGCGCCGAGCAAGACTGCCTGAGCCTGCCGCGCAGCTGGTGGCAAGCAGGCTTTGCCGAGGCGGATGCCACCGCCTTTGCCGACGCCAAAGCTGCCATGGTGGCCGAGCTTGCGCCCCTGGGGTTACTGGAATGGTTGGCCAGGCTACAGCACCGGCATTTAACGGCGCAGCTGGGGCTAGAGCAGGTGGCAACCCGTGCCGGGCTCAGCCCCGCCAGCCTCAAGCGCCAGCTCAAGGCCCAGGGCACCAGCTTTGGCCAATGTGGTGACCAGGTGAAAAAGCTTCGGGCCCTGCACTGGCTTTGTTACGGCCAGCTGCCCAACGAGGTGCTGGCGCAGCGGCTGGGTTACTCGGACGTACACAACTTTCGCCGCTCCTTTAAACGCTGGACCGGCGCCGTGCCCTCGGTGTTTCGCTAG
- a CDS encoding patatin-like phospholipase family protein has product MQPKANKALIVEGGAMRGIFAAGVLDSFIQQQHYAFDLILAVSAGATNSVGYLSRRQGRSRKIITRLATTRRFFNPRRFALGGHLTDVHWLWHESRKLLPLHLDCLTKGPQLVAVVTDVLSGGARYMSVTPDNLDQVMLATCALPIAFKEMPQIDHQPFTDGGMADSIPVQEAYRRGARDLTVVLSHPLGYRMKPSRLPWLTQHLFRDHPELAQTLLDRANHYNAALDFIAHPPADCQLRVIAPPQDFAVGRLTMDKAKLDAGYLMGLGAGRDYLAMEQRLAKSA; this is encoded by the coding sequence GTGCAACCGAAAGCCAATAAAGCCCTGATTGTTGAAGGCGGCGCCATGCGCGGTATCTTTGCCGCCGGGGTGCTGGACAGCTTTATCCAGCAACAGCATTACGCCTTTGACCTGATCCTGGCCGTCTCTGCCGGCGCCACCAATTCGGTGGGTTATCTCAGCCGCCGCCAGGGCCGCAGCCGCAAAATCATCACCCGCCTTGCCACCACCCGCCGCTTCTTCAATCCCCGGCGCTTTGCCCTTGGCGGCCACCTTACCGACGTGCATTGGCTCTGGCACGAGTCGCGCAAACTGCTGCCGCTGCACCTCGATTGCCTGACCAAGGGCCCACAACTGGTGGCGGTGGTCACCGACGTGCTCAGTGGCGGTGCCCGCTACATGAGCGTAACCCCTGACAACCTCGACCAGGTGATGCTGGCCACCTGCGCCCTGCCCATCGCCTTTAAAGAGATGCCACAAATCGACCACCAGCCCTTTACCGACGGCGGCATGGCCGACTCCATACCGGTGCAGGAGGCCTACCGGCGCGGTGCCCGCGACTTGACCGTGGTGCTGTCCCATCCCCTTGGCTATCGCATGAAGCCAAGCCGCCTGCCCTGGCTGACCCAGCACCTCTTTCGCGACCACCCCGAGCTTGCCCAAACCCTGCTGGACAGGGCCAACCACTACAACGCTGCCCTGGATTTCATCGCCCATCCCCCGGCGGACTGCCAACTGAGGGTCATCGCCCCGCCCCAGGATTTTGCCGTGGGCCGCCTGACCATGGACAAAGCCAAGCTCGACGCCGGTTACCTGATGGGGCTGGGTGCAGGCCGTGATTACCTGGCCATGGAGCAGCGCCTGGCCAAGAGCGCCTAG